A single region of the Rattus rattus isolate New Zealand chromosome 8, Rrattus_CSIRO_v1, whole genome shotgun sequence genome encodes:
- the Fxyd2 gene encoding sodium/potassium-transporting ATPase subunit gamma isoform X2 produces the protein MDRWYLGGSAKGTENPFEYDYETVRKGGLIFAGLAFVVGLLILLSKRFRCGGSKKHRQVNEDEL, from the exons ATGGACAGGTGGTACCTGG GTGGCAGTGCCAAGGGGACGGAGAATCCCTTCGAGTATG ACTATGAAACCGTCCGCAAAGGAGGCCTGATCTTCGCGGGCCTTGCCTTCGTCGTGggactcctcatcctcctca GCAAAAGATTCCGCTGTGGGGGCAGTAAGAAGCATAG GCAGGTCAATGAAGATGAGCTGTGA
- the Fxyd2 gene encoding sodium/potassium-transporting ATPase subunit gamma isoform X1, which translates to MTELSANNGGSAKGTENPFEYDYETVRKGGLIFAGLAFVVGLLILLSKRFRCGGSKKHRQVNEDEL; encoded by the exons ATGACAGAGCTGTCAGCTAACAATG GTGGCAGTGCCAAGGGGACGGAGAATCCCTTCGAGTATG ACTATGAAACCGTCCGCAAAGGAGGCCTGATCTTCGCGGGCCTTGCCTTCGTCGTGggactcctcatcctcctca GCAAAAGATTCCGCTGTGGGGGCAGTAAGAAGCATAG GCAGGTCAATGAAGATGAGCTGTGA